One window from the genome of Anolis sagrei isolate rAnoSag1 chromosome 4, rAnoSag1.mat, whole genome shotgun sequence encodes:
- the LOC132774086 gene encoding di-N-acetylchitobiase-like, whose translation MERWLLGSAGARSSLLALLVFLMLQLRLASGACPCREPELCKPISGSRDFEVLVFDIGGSNWKYYNWTHITTVAIFGKYDPELMCYAHSRGARVVLKGDVAVTKIVDPAFRAAWINEQVELAKRQYMDGINIDIEQEVAKSSPEYYALTALVKETTDAFHKEIPGSQVTFDIAWCPDCVDKRCYNYTGIAESCDFVFVMSYDEQSQVWSDCIARGNAPFNQTIAGYEQYISMGIDPYKIVMGVPWYGYDYTCLSLTKDHICSIAKVPFRGAPCSDAAGRQVPYKGIMSEEKSSFTGILWNDEYKAPFLEYKAPNGVFHQVWFDDPRSISLKAAYVTERGLRGIGMWNGDCLNYSGGSVAQEQTEAMWEALTPDWSN comes from the exons ATGGAACGGTGGCTGCTAGGTAGCGCGGGCGCGCGCTCCTCCTTGCTCGCGCTCCTcgtcttcctaatgctgcagctGCGTCTGGCCTCCGGCGCGTGCCCGTGTCGCGAGCCCGAGCTTTGCAAGCCCATCTCGGGCAGCCGGGACTTCGAG gtTTTGGTATTTGATATAGGTGGGTCAAACTGGAAATACTACAACTGGACACATATTACAACAGTAGCAATATTTGGAAAGTATGATCCTGAACTTATGTGTTATGCTCATTCAAGAGGAGCCAGAGTCGTTTTAAAAG GAGATGTAGCTGTGACAAAAATTGTTGACCCTGCCTTCAGAGCAGCTTGGATAAATGAGCAGGTAGAATTGGCCAAAAGGCAGTACATGGATGGAATCAATATAGACATTGAGCAAGAAGTGGCTAAATCTTCTCCCGAATACTATGCACTGACAGCTTTGGTTAAAGAAACAACGGATGCTTTTCACAAAGAGATTCCAGGATCACAG GTAACCTTTGATATAGCTTGGTGTCCAGATTGTGTGGATAAAAGATGTTACAATTACACTGGGATTGCAGAGTCCTGTGATTTTGTGTTCGTGATGTCTTACGATGAACAGAGTCAGGTGTGGTCAGACTGCATAGCAAGAGGCAATGCTCCATTCAACCAAACAATTGCTG GATATGAACAATACATTAGCATGGGCATTGACCCATACAAGATTGTGATGGGTGTTCCATGGTATGGATATGATTATACCTGTCTAAGCTTAACCAAG GATCACATTTGTTCCATTGCAAAAGTCCCTTTCCGAGGGGCTCCATGTAGTGATGCTGCAGGACGTCAAGTCCCCTATAAAGGAATAATGTCTGAGGAAAAGTCTTCTTTTACTGGGATCCTGTGGAATGATGAATACAAAGCCCCATTTTTAGAATACAAG GCTCCAAATGGTGTTTTTCATCAAGTGTGGTTTGATGATCCCAGAAGCATTTCTCTGAAGGCAGCCTATGTAACAGAGCGTGGCTTGAGGGGTATCGGTATGTGGAACGGAGATTGCCTTAACTACTCAGGAGGTTCTGTCGCACAAGAGCAAACAGAAGCCATGTGGGAGGCCTTGACCCCAGATTGGTCTAATTAG